The Candidatus Nomurabacteria bacterium genome segment GGTGCGTTGCAAGCTCAAACTGTTACACCTCATGAAATACTATTTGTAGATAATAATTGCACAGATGGTTCTATGGCAATCGCTCGGCGCTATAAAAACGTAAAAATACTGCACGAGCCTAAACAGGGCTTAACTTATGCGCGTAATACTGGGCTTAATATGGCAACTGGTGATATTTTGCTGCGTATAGACGCTGACACAGTATTACCACCAACATATATAGAACGTCTACAGCAACTCGCGGTTGCGCACCCTGATGTGGCTGGATTTAGTGGCTATGGCGTATCGCGTTATGAATTTATTCCAAAAATATCACTCTTATGGGCGTGGAGCTACTTTGCATTTACAAAAGCGTACCTCGCATACCCTGTGCTATGGGGGGCGAATATGGCGATCCGTAAACAATACTGGCACAAGGCGAAAAAATACCTCATAAATAACGATATGGCTGTGCACGAAGACCAAGATGTGAGCCTTGCTATAGCCAGTGTTGGCGGGCGGGTCTTAGTAACGAGGCAATTAACTGTATCGGTGCAGATGAAAGCGATGTTTGAATATGCTAGGTATCGTAAGTATGGACTGATGCTACAACTTTTAAAGCGTTTAGACAAAGAGCACCCACGCTACCAGCTTGCTACACGAGTGCCGCCTTTAGCGTGGCCAAAACGGGCTCTATATTGGGTGGCGACGGTGTGGGCGGTTTATGCGTTTTATCTTGTAACGTTTGCATACGAGCTTATGCGTAAACTACGCCGCTAAAGTTCGTTCGTTTTTGGGCGGTCACCATTAGGGTTGGTAATGTCACACTGCCCG includes the following:
- a CDS encoding glycosyltransferase family 2 protein produces the protein MSAKPPTISVVVPVYNDEPYVKACLGALQAQTVTPHEILFVDNNCTDGSMAIARRYKNVKILHEPKQGLTYARNTGLNMATGDILLRIDADTVLPPTYIERLQQLAVAHPDVAGFSGYGVSRYEFIPKISLLWAWSYFAFTKAYLAYPVLWGANMAIRKQYWHKAKKYLINNDMAVHEDQDVSLAIASVGGRVLVTRQLTVSVQMKAMFEYARYRKYGLMLQLLKRLDKEHPRYQLATRVPPLAWPKRALYWVATVWAVYAFYLVTFAYELMRKLRR